Proteins encoded in a region of the Brevundimonas vesicularis genome:
- a CDS encoding acetyl-CoA carboxylase carboxyltransferase subunit alpha, whose product MATHYLDFEKPIADLEAKIEELSLLADTSGDIDHEIEGLRKKAEQLRKKTYAGLDPWMKTQVARHPQRPHFIDYVQSLFTDWNELHGDRQFGDDQAILGGLARFRGRPVVIMGHEKGHDTATRITHNFGMARPEGYRKAVRLMDMAEQFGLPVLSFIDTAGAYPGLGAEERGQAEAIARSTERCLTLGVPSIATITGEGGSGGAIAIAAASRVLMLEHSIYSVISPEGAAGILWRDGARAKDAAMAMKITGPDLMQLKIVDRLIQEPVGGAHTDRDAAMANVGDVLAEELKGFDGLTPQQIKKRRADRFYAIGAL is encoded by the coding sequence ATGGCCACGCACTATCTCGACTTCGAAAAGCCGATCGCCGATCTGGAAGCCAAGATCGAGGAGCTGTCGCTGCTGGCCGACACCTCGGGCGACATCGACCATGAGATCGAGGGCCTGCGCAAAAAGGCCGAGCAACTGCGCAAGAAGACCTACGCCGGCCTCGACCCCTGGATGAAGACTCAGGTCGCGCGCCATCCGCAGCGTCCGCACTTCATCGATTACGTCCAGAGCCTGTTCACCGACTGGAACGAGCTTCACGGCGACCGCCAGTTCGGCGACGACCAGGCCATCCTGGGCGGCCTTGCCCGGTTCCGCGGTCGTCCAGTCGTCATCATGGGCCACGAGAAGGGTCACGACACCGCGACCCGTATCACCCACAACTTCGGCATGGCGCGGCCCGAGGGCTATCGCAAGGCGGTGCGCCTGATGGACATGGCCGAACAGTTCGGCCTGCCGGTCCTCAGCTTCATCGATACCGCCGGTGCCTATCCGGGCCTGGGCGCCGAGGAACGCGGTCAGGCCGAGGCCATCGCCCGCTCGACCGAGCGCTGCCTGACCCTGGGCGTGCCCTCCATCGCCACCATCACCGGCGAAGGCGGTTCGGGCGGCGCCATCGCCATCGCGGCGGCCAGCCGCGTGCTGATGCTGGAGCACTCGATCTATTCGGTCATCTCGCCCGAGGGCGCCGCCGGCATTTTGTGGCGCGACGGCGCGCGGGCCAAGGATGCGGCCATGGCGATGAAGATCACCGGCCCGGACCTGATGCAGCTGAAGATCGTGGACCGCCTGATCCAAGAGCCTGTCGGCGGCGCCCATACCGATCGCGACGCGGCCATGGCCAATGTCGGCGACGTTCTGGCCGAAGAGCTGAAGGGCTTCGACGGCCTGACGCCCCAGCAGATCAAGAAGCGCCGCGCGGATCGCTTCTACGCCATCGGCGCCCTCTGA
- a CDS encoding response regulator, which translates to MSGGESLRESAVFNLGGAITMIVDDSPFSLTLTSNALTGFGIRPTYACGMGMEAKKLLTDKPVDLLVVDTDMPDIDGFELVRWLRRSGPNPNAFTPVIMTASHIRRGRVTEARDCGANFVVTKPFSPALLLERILWVARDTRPFLEVGDYLGPDRRFRHTGYEGVERRADMIRKAKGMESLAL; encoded by the coding sequence ATGAGCGGCGGCGAGTCTCTGCGCGAAAGCGCCGTCTTCAACCTGGGCGGCGCGATCACGATGATCGTCGATGATTCGCCTTTCTCCCTGACCCTGACGTCCAACGCCCTGACCGGTTTCGGCATCCGGCCGACCTATGCGTGCGGCATGGGCATGGAAGCCAAGAAGTTGCTGACCGACAAGCCCGTCGATCTGCTGGTCGTCGATACCGACATGCCCGACATCGACGGGTTCGAACTGGTGCGGTGGCTGCGTCGCTCCGGCCCCAATCCCAACGCCTTCACCCCCGTCATCATGACTGCCAGCCACATTCGTCGCGGGCGCGTCACCGAGGCGCGCGACTGCGGCGCCAACTTCGTCGTCACCAAGCCCTTCAGCCCCGCCCTTCTGCTTGAGCGCATCCTGTGGGTCGCGCGCGACACCCGGCCCTTCCTTGAGGTCGGCGACTATCTGGGCCCGGATCGCCGGTTCCGACACACCGGCTATGAAGGCGTGGAACGTCGCGCCGACATGATTCGCAAGGCGAAGGGGATGGAGAGTCTGGCCCTATGA
- a CDS encoding shikimate kinase: protein MRRRANPGPTRTIALVGLMGVGKSSVGRRLANRLRLPFADGDVEIEAAAGMTVSEIFAALGEAEFRAGEARVIRRLLEGPPIVLATGGGAMMNPETRALLKATADTVWLRADLAVIAERVARRDTRPLLRGKDPLEVLTTLAQARYPIYGEADVTVDVGQGSHGQAVDAIHKNLRRHWRQRRRTETPQ from the coding sequence ATGAGGCGGCGCGCGAATCCGGGTCCGACCCGCACCATAGCCCTCGTCGGCCTGATGGGGGTGGGCAAATCGTCAGTCGGTCGTCGGCTGGCCAATCGGCTGCGACTGCCTTTCGCGGACGGAGATGTGGAGATCGAGGCGGCGGCCGGGATGACGGTGTCGGAAATCTTCGCCGCCCTGGGCGAGGCCGAGTTCCGCGCGGGCGAGGCGCGGGTGATCCGCCGCCTGCTGGAGGGGCCGCCCATCGTCCTGGCGACCGGCGGCGGGGCGATGATGAACCCGGAGACGCGGGCGCTGCTGAAGGCCACGGCAGACACCGTGTGGCTGAGGGCCGATCTGGCGGTCATCGCGGAGCGGGTGGCGCGGCGCGACACGCGGCCCCTGCTGCGCGGCAAGGATCCGCTGGAGGTGCTGACGACCTTGGCTCAGGCGCGCTATCCCATCTATGGCGAGGCCGATGTGACCGTGGACGTCGGGCAGGGCTCGCACGGCCAGGCGGTCGACGCCATTCACAAGAACCTGCGCCGACACTGGCGCCAGAGAAGACGCACGGAGACCCCGCAATGA
- a CDS encoding site-specific tyrosine recombinase XerD, protein MTPQIEAFLEMMAVERDASPHTLSAYGRDLADAEMALSDAGGLMKADAEAVEGWFADLSRRGLSAATAARRRSSARQFYRFALAEGWRTDDPSRRLDAPKQGRSLPKVLSRAEIDALLAASAARDAAAGLRLVALVEMAYASGLRVSELLGLKVEAIRRDPAYLIVRGKGGKERLAPLNAAAREAIKAWLVARDAKRKPDAPDSPWLFPSSGRTGHLTPRRFAQLLDEAAITAGIDRARVSPHVLRHAFATHLLEGGADLRVVQTLLGHVDIATTQIYTHVATDRLAQVVHQNHPLARDD, encoded by the coding sequence ATGACGCCCCAGATCGAGGCCTTTCTGGAGATGATGGCGGTCGAACGCGACGCCTCGCCCCATACGCTGTCCGCCTATGGCCGCGATCTGGCGGACGCGGAGATGGCGTTGTCGGACGCCGGCGGATTGATGAAGGCCGACGCCGAAGCGGTCGAGGGCTGGTTCGCGGATCTGTCGCGGCGCGGTCTATCCGCAGCCACCGCCGCCCGTCGCCGCTCGTCCGCGCGCCAGTTCTACCGCTTTGCCCTGGCCGAGGGGTGGCGCACCGACGATCCGTCGCGCCGTCTCGACGCCCCCAAACAGGGCCGATCCCTGCCCAAGGTGTTGAGCCGCGCCGAGATCGACGCCCTTCTGGCCGCCTCGGCCGCCCGTGACGCGGCGGCGGGTCTGCGCCTGGTCGCCCTGGTCGAGATGGCCTACGCCTCCGGCCTGCGGGTGTCCGAACTGCTGGGGCTGAAAGTCGAAGCCATTCGGCGCGACCCCGCCTATCTGATCGTGCGCGGCAAGGGCGGCAAGGAACGGCTCGCGCCCCTCAACGCCGCCGCCCGCGAAGCGATCAAGGCCTGGCTCGTAGCGCGCGACGCGAAGCGAAAGCCTGATGCGCCCGACAGTCCCTGGCTGTTCCCCTCCTCCGGCCGCACCGGCCATCTGACGCCGCGCCGTTTCGCCCAACTGCTGGACGAGGCCGCGATCACGGCCGGCATCGACCGGGCCCGTGTCAGCCCCCACGTCCTGCGCCACGCCTTCGCCACCCACCTGCTGGAAGGCGGCGCCGACCTGCGCGTCGTCCAGACCCTGCTGGGCCACGTCGACATCGCCACGACCCAGATCTACACCCACGTCGCCACCGATCGCCTGGCCCAGGTCGTCCACCAAAACCACCCCTTGGCGCGCGACGACTGA